From the genome of Ananas comosus cultivar F153 linkage group 18, ASM154086v1, whole genome shotgun sequence, one region includes:
- the LOC109723761 gene encoding nucleolin, whose protein sequence is MSIPPNGHIQGDGAAADDSDFEADAAAHDEYYHAISSFDDDDDDDDEDPRNPSFNPTLLHLHAENGNGISSLDLRSSDDDDDDDGFEGEGKSESESEAEEEERARETEASISRAFGEDERRRRSPMTAEAAARVVEAMRGVEFRGVAPEWAHRVSEDQWLDRLRRLRGEPGSSS, encoded by the exons ATGTCCATCCCTCCCAACGGTCACATCCAAG gcgacggcgccgccgccgacgactccgacttcgaagccgacgccgccgcccacGACGAGTATTACCACGCCATCTCCTCCttcgacgatgacgacgacgacgatgatgaagACCCACGGAACCCTAGCTTCAACCCTACCCTCCTTCACCTTCATGCGGAGAACGGGAACGGGATTTCCTCTCTGGATCTGAGGAgcagcgacgacgacgacgacgatgatggaTTTGAAGGAGAGGGAAAAtcggagtcggagtcggaagcggaggaggaggagagggcgaGGGAGACAGAGGCGTCGATCTCGAGGGCGTTCGGGGAGGacgagcggcggcggaggtcgccgatgacggcggaggcggcggcgagggtcGTGGAGGCGATGAGAGGGGTCGAGTTCCGAGGCGTCGCGCCGGAGTGGGCGCATCGCGTCTCCGAGGATCAGTGGTTGGATCGGCTCAGGAGATTGCGAGGTGAGCCCGGCTCTTCTAGTTGA